One genomic segment of Centropristis striata isolate RG_2023a ecotype Rhode Island chromosome 13, C.striata_1.0, whole genome shotgun sequence includes these proteins:
- the fmc1 gene encoding protein FMC1 homolog translates to MAALSAPLRVCRGILKELRAIQGPTYKKSLAYNYIMEQFRKNKVTGERYCRAQQEAHHDSHTYLCLLASTRTHMVLHNLYHGKGERSTEQAAGLVGLRLPTQPGGKGWEK, encoded by the exons ATGGCAGCGCTGTCAGCCCCCCTTCGAGTCTGCCGAGGAATACTCAAAGAACTACGTGCCATACAGGGACCGACTTATAAAAAGTCTTTGGCCTACAACTATATTATGGAGCAGTTTCGTAAGAATAAG GTAACAGGAGAAAGGTACTGCCGTGCCCAGCAGGAGGCGCACCACGACTCACACACATACCTGTGTTTGCTGGCATCCACTAGGACCCACATGGTTCTCCACAACCTTTACCACGGCAAGGGAGAGCGCAGCACAGAACAAGCGGCTGGCCTCGTGGGGCTCAGGTTGCCAACACAGCCGGGAGGTAAAGGCTGGGAGAAGTGA